In Sphaeramia orbicularis chromosome 7, fSphaOr1.1, whole genome shotgun sequence, one genomic interval encodes:
- the LOC115423233 gene encoding transcription factor HES-2-like, with protein sequence MSPSITTEARQPLPARSTVAQRKQANELRKTLKPLLEKRRRARINDSLSHLKSLILPLIGKDNARYSKLEKADILEMTVRFLRDLPSTPVKDSAESYREGYKACLQRVSALLPKTSLDQDACQRVNDFVQQSMSATVTPTCLNCCAQSSRTFPQIQQRLQSIKSSFSSRLEFQSRSGTPVAPVRAQPGPQAVNAAMWRPW encoded by the exons ATGAGTCCCAGCATCACGACAGAGGCCAGACAGCCTCTCCCTGCACGGTCCACTGTGGCCCAGAGAAAACAGGCCAACGAACTGAGAAAG ACTCTGAAACCACTGCTGGAAAAGAGAAGACGTGCTCGTATCAATGACAGTCTCAGTCATTTGAAGAGCCTGATCCTGCCTCTGATCGGCAAAGACAACGCCCGTTACTCCAAACTGGAGAAAGCTGATATTCTGGAAATGACCGTCCGTTTCCTCAGAGATCTTCCTTCCACCCCAGTCAAAG ACTCAGCAGAAAGTTACAGAGAAGGTTACAAAGCCTGCCTCCAGCGCGTCTCCGCTCTGCTTCCTAAAACCAGCCTGGACCAGGACGCGTGCCAGCGCGTCAACGACTTCGTCCAACAGTCCATGTCCGCCACTGTCACCCCCACCTGCCTGAACTGCTGCGCACAGAGCTCCAGGACCTTCCCCCAGATCCAGCAGAGACTCCAGAGCATCAAATCCAGCTTCAGCTCCAGACTGGAGTTCCAGTCCCGCAGCGGCACCCCGGTGGCCCCTGTCAGGGCGCAGCCAGGCCCGCAGGCTGTGAACGCAGCCATGTGGAGACCCTGGTAG